In Geotalea uraniireducens, one genomic interval encodes:
- a CDS encoding HD-GYP domain-containing protein has translation MTGTVLFVDDDKAILDYARELFKRRGCRLVTAAGGDEALLWLEREEVAVLVTDHQMPGMSGLELLAKAELVSPDTVKIMTTAYGNLALALSAINRSELFRFILKPWQGDEMVNAVKDGLRRYRTLKAMQQEQESVLLSLAQTIELKDPDTRGHCDRVAEYAVRLAEALALPKEMLREIRHGSWLHDCGKIGVPEQVLNAKRQLRDEEFDLVKKHSSWGAEVATTANLSPVIVNIILYHHERFDGQGYPTGLAGKDIPVEARIVAVADVYDALSSDRPYRPRFSREKTLEMLRSMRGSVLDPALVDLLASLESA, from the coding sequence ATGACCGGAACCGTACTGTTTGTCGATGACGATAAGGCGATTCTTGATTATGCACGGGAGCTCTTCAAGCGGCGCGGGTGCCGGCTGGTCACCGCTGCCGGTGGCGACGAGGCGCTGCTCTGGCTCGAACGGGAGGAGGTGGCGGTGCTGGTAACCGATCACCAAATGCCGGGGATGAGCGGCCTGGAGCTGCTGGCCAAGGCGGAGCTGGTGTCGCCGGATACAGTGAAGATCATGACCACCGCCTACGGCAATCTTGCCCTGGCGTTGAGCGCCATTAACCGGAGCGAGCTGTTTCGCTTCATCCTCAAGCCGTGGCAGGGGGACGAAATGGTCAACGCTGTCAAGGACGGTCTGCGGCGCTACCGGACCCTCAAGGCGATGCAGCAGGAACAGGAAAGCGTCCTTCTCTCCCTTGCCCAGACGATCGAGCTGAAGGACCCGGACACCCGCGGCCATTGCGACCGGGTCGCCGAGTACGCCGTGCGGCTGGCCGAGGCGCTGGCGCTGCCGAAGGAGATGCTGCGGGAAATCCGCCACGGCAGCTGGCTCCACGATTGCGGCAAGATCGGCGTGCCGGAACAGGTGCTGAACGCCAAACGGCAACTCCGGGATGAAGAGTTCGACCTGGTGAAGAAGCATTCCTCCTGGGGGGCCGAAGTGGCAACTACTGCCAATCTTTCCCCGGTTATCGTCAACATCATCCTCTATCATCACGAGCGCTTCGACGGCCAGGGGTACCCGACCGGCCTCGCCGGCAAGGACATCCCGGTCGAGGCGCGGATCGTCGCCGTTGCCGACGTCTATGACGCCCTCTCTTCGGATCGCCCCTATCGGCCGCGTTTCTCCCGGGAAAAGACCCTGGAGATGCTCCGCTCGATGCGGGGGAGCGTCCTCGATCCCGCCCTGGTCGATCTCCTGGCCTCCCTGGAGTCCGCCTGA